In Polynucleobacter arcticus, the following proteins share a genomic window:
- a CDS encoding ABC transporter ATP-binding protein, translating to MSPSNNPNQLASPLLRYEDFSISFGLGRREKFAVNHLDLEIHAGERLALVGESGSGKTLTALAPLRLEPEGAKTSGRILWSGSKQASASPVDLLSLPLRDIRKIRGREIAMVFQEPMTALNPLFTIGNQIVEAVQVYQPLISKADCMSAAIDLLKKTGIPEPDKRFHSYPHQLSGGQRQRAMIAMALACKPRLLIADEPTTALDVSLRLQILDLLKELQEESKDEGGMAILLITHDLNLVKYFAHRVAVLNQGKLIEVGLTTQVFKHPIDPYTKALVNSEPVRALAPVMPLAPVLLKTENLSVSYPGTDSVGWFKKSPRHQVLRKVGFELKQGQTIGVIGESGSGKTTLGMAVLGLLGDSAAQITGEVDVLGSDWQQLKPVERRAMRSGLQVIFQDPFGSLSPRMNVMQIVAEGLDVHFPKLSATERESRVLDILREVGMDRSALLRYPHEFSGGQRQRIAIARALILKPQILVLDEPTSALDVSIQKQVLALLTELQKKYNLAYLMISHDLAVIRAMSHEIMVLKEGRVVEFGDTETMIQHPRQSYTKALFTAAELT from the coding sequence ATGAGCCCATCGAATAACCCTAATCAATTAGCCAGTCCATTGCTGAGGTATGAAGACTTCTCGATTTCATTTGGCTTGGGGCGACGTGAGAAGTTTGCTGTGAACCATTTGGATTTAGAGATTCACGCAGGTGAACGTCTTGCCCTAGTCGGGGAATCTGGTTCTGGTAAGACGCTGACTGCCCTTGCTCCGTTAAGACTTGAGCCAGAGGGCGCTAAAACTTCGGGCCGAATTCTATGGAGTGGTAGCAAGCAAGCTAGCGCGAGTCCTGTCGATTTGCTATCACTACCGTTGCGGGATATTCGAAAGATTCGTGGTCGTGAGATTGCCATGGTGTTTCAAGAGCCAATGACGGCGCTCAATCCTTTATTCACTATAGGCAATCAAATTGTTGAGGCGGTACAGGTATATCAACCCCTGATCTCCAAAGCAGACTGCATGTCTGCGGCAATTGATTTGCTAAAAAAGACAGGGATCCCTGAGCCAGACAAACGCTTCCACTCATATCCGCATCAATTGTCGGGCGGTCAACGTCAGCGCGCCATGATTGCAATGGCCTTGGCTTGCAAGCCAAGACTCTTGATTGCCGATGAACCGACTACAGCTTTAGATGTGAGCTTGCGCCTGCAGATCTTGGATTTGCTCAAAGAGTTGCAAGAAGAATCCAAAGATGAGGGTGGCATGGCCATTTTGCTCATCACGCATGATCTCAATTTGGTGAAGTATTTTGCTCATCGGGTTGCTGTGCTCAACCAAGGCAAGCTCATCGAAGTGGGCCTCACTACACAAGTGTTCAAGCATCCAATAGATCCGTATACAAAAGCCCTAGTGAATAGCGAGCCGGTCCGTGCTCTAGCGCCAGTCATGCCATTGGCGCCGGTCCTATTGAAGACTGAAAATTTATCGGTCTCCTATCCGGGGACGGATTCAGTAGGCTGGTTTAAAAAATCACCAAGACATCAGGTGCTTCGTAAAGTTGGTTTTGAGCTGAAACAAGGTCAGACGATTGGCGTCATTGGTGAATCTGGATCCGGCAAAACCACTTTAGGTATGGCGGTCTTAGGTTTGCTAGGTGATTCTGCTGCGCAAATTACTGGCGAGGTAGATGTGCTCGGCTCTGATTGGCAACAGCTGAAGCCAGTAGAGCGCCGAGCGATGCGTTCGGGCTTGCAGGTCATTTTTCAGGATCCATTCGGCTCGCTTTCTCCGCGGATGAATGTGATGCAAATTGTTGCAGAAGGCCTAGATGTCCATTTTCCCAAGTTGTCGGCAACAGAGCGAGAATCTCGCGTTTTAGATATTTTGCGAGAGGTTGGAATGGATCGCTCGGCGCTCCTGCGTTATCCCCATGAATTTTCTGGCGGTCAGCGGCAACGAATTGCCATTGCTCGCGCTCTCATTCTGAAACCGCAGATTTTGGTCTTGGATGAACCGACTTCGGCATTAGACGTCTCGATTCAAAAACAAGTACTTGCCTTGCTGACCGAGCTTCAGAAAAAATACAACTTGGCCTACCTCATGATTAGTCACGATTTGGCGGTGATTCGGGCAATGTCACACGAGATCATGGTTCTTAAAGAGGGTCGAGTGGTTGAGTTTGGGGATACCGAGACTATGATTCAGCATCCTCGTCAGAGTTATACCAAAGCACTTTTTACAGCCGCTGAACTGACTTAG
- a CDS encoding ABC transporter permease: MSRWHRFKNSRVGYASLWIFMILFGLSLCAELIANDKPLIVRYEGKFYFPIIKSQPERVFGGDFATPTDFLDPDIRHNITSNGNWAIYPPIPYSYETLNYFSKVPNPAPPSLDNWLGTDDRGRDVLSRLIYGFRLSILFGLALTIVGVSVGIITGSLMGFFGGKFDLISQRLIEIWSAMPELYLLIIFASIFNPSIWLLIILLAAFGWMGLSDYVRAEFFRNRALEYVRAARALGLTNLQIMRRHILPNSLTPVITFLPFRMSAAILSLTSLDFLGLGVPPGTPSLGELLSQGKSNLDAWWISLSTFVVLVATLLLLTFMGEALRDAFDSRKSGNASGGRS; the protein is encoded by the coding sequence ATGAGTCGGTGGCACCGCTTTAAAAATAGCCGTGTGGGTTATGCCAGCCTTTGGATCTTTATGATCCTTTTTGGCCTTTCCCTATGCGCCGAACTGATTGCCAATGACAAGCCCTTGATCGTGCGTTATGAAGGCAAGTTTTATTTCCCGATTATTAAGTCTCAACCAGAACGGGTCTTTGGTGGCGACTTTGCGACGCCAACCGATTTTTTAGATCCCGATATTCGCCACAACATTACTAGCAATGGCAATTGGGCCATCTATCCACCGATTCCATACAGCTATGAAACGCTCAATTACTTTTCAAAGGTACCTAACCCTGCACCACCATCGCTTGATAATTGGTTGGGGACCGATGATCGCGGGCGCGATGTGTTGTCGCGCTTAATCTATGGTTTTCGTTTATCAATATTGTTTGGCTTGGCCTTAACCATTGTGGGTGTGAGTGTGGGCATCATCACCGGCTCTTTAATGGGTTTCTTTGGTGGGAAGTTCGATCTGATCTCCCAGCGCTTAATTGAGATTTGGTCGGCGATGCCAGAGCTCTACTTGCTCATTATTTTTGCGTCCATCTTTAATCCCAGTATTTGGCTATTAATCATTTTGCTCGCTGCTTTCGGGTGGATGGGCTTATCTGACTATGTACGGGCAGAGTTTTTCCGCAATCGCGCTCTGGAGTATGTGCGCGCTGCTAGGGCATTGGGATTGACTAACTTGCAAATCATGCGCCGTCATATTCTGCCCAATAGTTTGACGCCAGTGATTACTTTCCTCCCTTTCAGAATGAGTGCTGCGATTTTGTCGCTCACGAGTTTGGATTTTTTAGGTCTTGGCGTTCCTCCTGGAACTCCAAGCCTTGGTGAGCTGCTTTCTCAAGGTAAGAGTAATTTAGATGCATGGTGGATTTCACTATCTACTTTTGTAGTGCTCGTTGCTACATTGTTATTACTGACCTTTATGGGCGAAGCCTTGCGTGATGCATTTGATTCTCGTAAGTCAGGCAATGCGAGTGGAGGTCGCTCATGA
- a CDS encoding microcin C ABC transporter permease YejB, with protein sequence MWSYILKRVLLMIPTLLGVLTLTFAVVQFVPGGPVEQLMLELKGKGDAAVSGAESSGGGSNYRGRQGVDAERLAEVKVLYGFDKPPIERYFMMLKRFAQFDLGQSYYQHQSVWQLVVSKLPVSISIGLWTFFITYLVSIPLGIAKAVRDGSRFDAITSTMILIGYAIPGFVLGVLLLVIFGGGSFLQIFPLRGLTSDNWADLSMMGKVMDYLWHLVLPITASVLGSFAVITMLTKNSFLEEIRKQYVLTARAKGLTEKQVLWKHVFRNALLPLVTGFPAAFIGAFFTGSLLIETLFSLDGLGLLSYESVMRRDYPVVFGTLYLFTLIGLFTKLISDLCYVYIDPRIQFGAGGGS encoded by the coding sequence ATGTGGTCTTATATCCTCAAGCGCGTGCTCTTGATGATCCCTACCTTGCTAGGTGTTCTGACGCTCACGTTTGCCGTAGTGCAATTTGTACCAGGTGGACCAGTTGAGCAGTTGATGTTGGAATTAAAAGGTAAAGGTGATGCTGCAGTTAGTGGCGCTGAGTCTTCCGGTGGTGGCAGTAACTATCGAGGGCGCCAGGGTGTTGATGCTGAGCGCCTAGCTGAAGTCAAAGTTTTATATGGTTTTGATAAGCCACCAATAGAGCGTTACTTCATGATGCTCAAGCGCTTTGCACAATTTGACTTAGGTCAGAGTTACTACCAGCACCAAAGTGTTTGGCAGCTAGTCGTTTCTAAACTACCAGTCTCGATCAGTATTGGCCTGTGGACCTTCTTCATTACCTACTTAGTATCGATACCCTTAGGGATTGCTAAAGCAGTCCGAGATGGCTCGCGCTTTGATGCCATTACCAGCACGATGATTTTGATCGGCTATGCGATTCCAGGATTTGTACTGGGTGTGCTCTTGCTCGTCATCTTTGGTGGCGGCAGTTTCTTGCAAATCTTTCCACTGCGTGGACTTACCTCAGATAATTGGGCTGATCTGAGCATGATGGGTAAGGTGATGGACTACCTATGGCATTTAGTCCTGCCGATTACTGCTTCAGTTTTAGGAAGCTTTGCTGTGATTACGATGTTGACGAAGAACTCATTCTTGGAAGAGATTCGTAAGCAATATGTTTTGACAGCAAGAGCAAAAGGGCTGACTGAGAAACAGGTTCTTTGGAAGCACGTATTCCGAAACGCATTACTGCCTTTGGTGACGGGTTTCCCGGCAGCATTTATTGGCGCCTTCTTTACTGGCTCACTCTTGATAGAAACACTGTTCTCTTTGGATGGACTAGGCTTACTCTCATATGAATCCGTGATGCGCCGCGACTATCCGGTAGTGTTTGGTACGCTCTATCTCTTTACCTTGATTGGCTTATTCACCAAGCTCATTTCTGACCTGTGCTACGTCTATATTGATCCCCGTATTCAGTTTGGTGCGGGAGGTGGATCATGA
- a CDS encoding extracellular solute-binding protein produces MPMFPAIRQITTFLLLAILVGLAVNVAHAAQGIAQYGKPKYADGFSHFDYVNPQAPRGGTLVLPNPDRRTSFDKFNPFTLRGVAAPGVAQLMFESLAVGSADEVSSAYGLIAEDIAVATDKMSVVFRIRPEAKFSDGSPILASDVKHSFDTLMSSLANPQYKTVYADVKQAVIVSDRVIRFDFKNRNPELPVMVGTLPVFSRNWGKKPDGTITPFDKLTFELPIASGPYVIESYKAGKTMIFKRNPNYWADQGGKTLNVRVGFYNFDRVNYKLYSDDAVRLEAFKAGEFDALVEYRAKNWAKSYVGPRFNDGTLEKKAFLNHNGAGMQGFAMNVRRPIFQDPRVRQALGYALDFEWLNRQLFFEQYSRINSYFTNSDLSANFDGPRKPTEAELKLLKPLKAQYPQWVPDAVFGPMPAAPSTASPDSLRQNLRKARDLLTQAGWQYRDGALRNMQGEPFRFEMVEDGPFFLRVISSYVRNLEKLGIQVDIRTSDFALHQKRMDEYDFDMTTIRFPDSQSPGNELWDRFGSQAAKEKGSDNVIGVQSPVVDALVDAIVKAQTREELRAATRALDRVLWNSYYVIPQWYNPTHRIAYRKEMRYPEPPLYYTAESWILLNWWKEGAR; encoded by the coding sequence ATGCCCATGTTCCCCGCCATCCGCCAAATCACCACTTTCCTGCTCCTAGCCATTCTGGTTGGGCTGGCAGTCAATGTGGCCCATGCTGCCCAAGGGATTGCTCAGTACGGGAAGCCCAAATATGCTGATGGATTTAGTCATTTTGACTATGTCAATCCTCAAGCGCCTAGGGGCGGGACATTGGTTCTACCTAATCCGGATCGCCGTACCAGCTTTGACAAGTTCAATCCCTTCACCTTGCGCGGTGTGGCTGCCCCTGGCGTAGCTCAGTTGATGTTTGAGTCTTTGGCAGTAGGTAGTGCTGATGAAGTCTCTAGTGCCTATGGTTTGATTGCTGAAGACATTGCAGTGGCAACAGACAAAATGTCGGTAGTGTTTCGGATTCGTCCTGAGGCGAAGTTTTCTGACGGTAGCCCTATCTTGGCGAGCGATGTTAAGCATAGCTTTGATACCTTAATGAGCTCTCTGGCAAATCCCCAATATAAGACTGTCTATGCTGATGTGAAACAGGCGGTCATCGTCTCTGATCGTGTGATCCGATTTGATTTCAAGAATCGCAATCCAGAATTGCCGGTGATGGTGGGTACCTTACCCGTATTCTCACGTAACTGGGGTAAGAAACCTGATGGCACGATCACCCCGTTTGATAAGTTGACCTTTGAGTTACCTATTGCGAGTGGCCCCTATGTGATTGAGTCTTACAAGGCAGGTAAGACCATGATCTTTAAGCGCAATCCAAACTACTGGGCTGACCAAGGTGGCAAGACGCTCAATGTCCGCGTGGGTTTTTATAACTTTGATCGCGTGAACTACAAACTTTATAGTGATGATGCTGTTCGTCTAGAGGCTTTTAAGGCAGGGGAGTTTGATGCTCTGGTGGAGTACCGTGCAAAGAATTGGGCGAAGAGTTATGTGGGTCCGAGATTTAATGATGGCACCCTAGAGAAGAAAGCATTCTTAAATCATAACGGTGCAGGCATGCAAGGTTTTGCGATGAATGTCCGTAGGCCAATTTTTCAAGATCCCCGTGTTCGACAAGCCTTGGGTTATGCGCTCGACTTTGAATGGTTAAACCGCCAGTTATTCTTTGAGCAATACAGTCGTATCAATAGTTATTTCACGAACAGCGACTTAAGTGCCAACTTTGATGGTCCTCGCAAACCTACTGAAGCAGAATTGAAATTACTAAAACCACTAAAGGCACAATATCCTCAGTGGGTACCGGATGCGGTCTTCGGTCCGATGCCTGCCGCACCGTCCACTGCGTCACCGGATAGTCTGCGCCAGAATCTGCGTAAAGCACGCGACTTATTGACTCAGGCTGGTTGGCAATATCGTGATGGCGCCTTACGCAATATGCAGGGAGAGCCCTTCCGCTTTGAGATGGTGGAAGATGGCCCATTTTTCTTGAGAGTGATTTCATCTTATGTCCGCAACTTGGAGAAGCTGGGCATTCAGGTGGATATTCGGACGAGTGATTTCGCTCTACATCAGAAGCGTATGGATGAATACGATTTTGATATGACCACCATTCGTTTCCCAGACTCACAAAGCCCCGGTAATGAGCTTTGGGATCGCTTTGGTAGTCAAGCTGCCAAAGAAAAGGGTTCTGATAATGTGATTGGGGTTCAATCCCCGGTAGTCGACGCTTTGGTCGATGCGATTGTGAAAGCCCAAACCCGCGAAGAGCTTCGCGCTGCCACTAGAGCTTTAGATCGGGTTTTGTGGAATAGCTATTACGTGATTCCGCAGTGGTACAACCCGACCCACCGAATCGCGTATCGTAAGGAGATGCGCTATCCAGAGCCTCCTTTGTATTACACCGCTGAATCATGGATTCTGCTCAATTGGTGGAAAGAAGGAGCGCGCTAA
- the fabI gene encoding enoyl-ACP reductase FabI, giving the protein MGFLAGKKILITGLLSNRSIAYGIAKACHREGAELAFTYVGERFKDRIVDFAKEFKTELIFDCDVGSDEQISALFKDLAKSWPQFDGFVHAIGFAPREAIAGDFLEGLSREGFKIAHDISAYSFPAMAKEALPMLRDKSSLLTLTYLGSLRNVPNYNTMGLAKASLEASVRYIAGSVGPKGIRANGISAGPIKTLAAAGIKGFSKILDAVEQTAPMRRNVTIDDVGNTAAFLLSDLANGITAEIIYVDNGFSQVVGGMEEV; this is encoded by the coding sequence ATGGGCTTTCTCGCTGGCAAAAAAATTCTCATCACCGGCCTACTTTCTAACCGCTCAATTGCCTATGGTATCGCCAAGGCATGTCACCGCGAAGGGGCTGAATTGGCCTTTACCTACGTCGGCGAGCGCTTTAAGGACCGAATTGTTGATTTCGCTAAAGAATTTAAGACCGAATTGATTTTTGACTGCGATGTTGGCAGCGATGAACAAATTTCTGCCTTATTTAAAGATCTCGCTAAGTCATGGCCTCAATTTGACGGTTTCGTACATGCCATTGGCTTTGCTCCACGTGAAGCCATTGCTGGCGACTTTTTAGAGGGTCTCTCACGCGAAGGCTTCAAGATTGCCCATGACATCTCTGCTTACAGTTTTCCGGCGATGGCAAAAGAGGCTTTGCCGATGTTGCGCGACAAGTCGTCTTTGCTGACGCTGACTTACCTCGGAAGCTTGCGCAACGTACCCAACTACAACACGATGGGTCTTGCTAAAGCCTCATTAGAGGCTTCAGTACGTTATATCGCTGGCTCTGTTGGACCTAAAGGCATTCGCGCGAACGGCATTTCTGCCGGCCCTATCAAAACTCTCGCAGCCGCTGGCATCAAAGGCTTCAGTAAGATTTTGGATGCTGTTGAGCAAACTGCCCCCATGCGCCGTAACGTCACGATTGATGATGTTGGCAATACTGCAGCCTTCTTGTTGTCAGATTTAGCCAACGGCATTACCGCTGAAATCATTTATGTAGACAACGGCTTTAGCCAAGTCGTTGG